Proteins encoded by one window of Salvia splendens isolate huo1 chromosome 7, SspV2, whole genome shotgun sequence:
- the LOC121742339 gene encoding ATP-dependent Clp protease proteolytic subunit-related protein 1, chloroplastic-like, which translates to MASSSLLLSPLSSTTSLDNRDQAASSAFLHNPKLLFAAKTRKSAIRRCGFKSPVARKSLDHIPKQFRQENLKDGLMENYKNAPQYLYGLSPSQMDMFMTEDNPVRRQSEKVTEESISSACNYLNNGGMWSTTGMNERGPSKYSMSVSMYRGGARGAGRPRTAPPDLPSLLLDARIVYLGMPIVPAVTELLVAQFMWLDYDSPTKPIYLYINSSGTQNEKMETVGSETEAYAIADTMAYCKADVYTVNCGMAYGQAAMLLSLGAEGYRGLQPNSSTKLYLPKVNRSSGAVIDMWIKAKELEANTEYYLELLAKGIGKPKEEIEKDIQRPKYFQAQEAIDYGIADKIITSQDSAFEKRNYEELLAQSKAMKRAAASPQAAPSGFR; encoded by the exons ATGGCGTCTTCTTCTCTCCTACTCTCGCCTCTCTCATCCACTACTTCCTTGGACAACCGTGACCAGGCCGCGAGCTCTGCTTTTCTGCACAATCCCAAGCTACTATTCGCAGCTAAGACCCGTAAAAGCGCGATTCGGAGATGCGGATTCAAGTCTCCGGTAGCTCGAAAATCTCTCGACCATATACCCAAACAGTTTCGCCAGGAAAATCTCAAAGATGGCT TGATGGAAAATTACAAGAATGCGCCTCAGTATCTATATGGCCTTTCACCATCGCAGATGGATATGTTCATGACAGAAGATAACCCTGTCCGTCGACAGTCAGAAAAAGTCACAGAG gAAAGCATTTCATCAGCCTGCAATTACTTGAATAATGGTGGAATGTGGAGCACAACTGGCATGAATGAAAGAGGACCCTCTAAGTATAGCATGAGCGTAAGCATGTACCGCGGAGGGGCCAGAGGAGCTGGAAGGCCTAGAACAGCTCCTCCTGATTTACCATCTTTGCTATTGGATGCCCGGATCGTCTATCTGGGGATGCCG ATAGTACCAGCTGTTACCGAGCTTCTTGTTGCTCAATTTATGTGGTTGGATTATGACAGCCCAACAAAGCCAATATATCTGTATATCAACTCTTCTGGCACTCAG AATGAGAAGATGGAGACTGTTGGATCTGAAACTGAGGCCTATGCAATTGCTGACACTATGGCT TATTGCAAAGCAGATGTCTACACTGTGAATTGTGGAATGGCATACGGACAAGCAGCAATGCTTCTTTCTCTTGGAGCAGAAGGCTATCGCGGATTACAGCCAAACTCATCCA CAAAACTGTACCTTCCAAAAGTAAATAGATCAAGTGGAGCTGTCATTGACATGTGGATtaag GCAAAAGAACTAGAAGCAAACACAGAATATTATCTCGAACTCTTAGCCAAAGGAATAGGAAAACCAAAGGAGGAGATTGAGAAAGACATCCAACGCCCAAAATATTTCCAAGCACAGGAGGCCATTGACTATGGCATTGCTGACAAGATCATTACTTCTCAGGATTCTGCCTTTGAGAAACGG AACTACGAAGAGCTGCTAGCACAGTCGAAAGCAATGAAAAGAGCTGCAGCAAGCCCTCAAGCAGCTCCATCGGGGTTTAGGTAA
- the LOC121811291 gene encoding mitotic checkpoint protein BUB3.1 codes for MTAAPPPSTGRELLSPPTDGVSNLRFSNHSDHLLVSSWDKSVRLYDASANALRGEFMHGGAVLDCCFHDDTSGFSASADHTVRRLVFNYNREDVLGRHDGPVRCVEYSYATGQVITGSWDKTLKCWDPRSSSGQDRSLVGTYTQPERVYSMSVVGNRVVVATAGRHVNVYDLRNMSQPEQRRESSLKYQTRCVRCYPNGTGYALSSVEGRVAMEFFDLSEAGQSKKYAFKCHRKSEAGRDIVYPVNAIAFHPIYGTFATGGCDGYVNMWDGNNKKRLYQYTKYPTSIAALSFSRDGRLLAVASSYTYEEGDKLHEPDAIYVRSVNEVEVKPKPKMLPNPAS; via the exons ATGACGGCGGCGCCACCACCTTCGACGGGGAGGGAGCTATTGAGCCCCCCGACCGACGGAGTTTCCAACCTCCGGTTCTCCAACCACAGCGACCACCTCCTTGTTTCCTCATGGGATAAG AGTGTCCGGTTGTATGATGCTAGTGCCAATGCGCTCAGAGGGGAGTTTATGCACGGCGGCGCTGTGCTAGATTGTTGCTTCCATGATGATACCTCGGGGTTTAGTGCTTCTGCTGACCATACTGTTAGAAG GCTCGTGTTTAACTACAACAGGGAGGATGTTTTGGGGCGGCACGATGGGCCTGTGCGATGTGTTGAATACTCCTACGCAACTG GTCAAGTAATCACGGGTAGCTGGGACAAAACCTTGAAGTGCTGGGATCCAAGAAGTTCCAGTGGGCAGGATCGTTCTCTTGTTGGAACATATACTCAACCTGAGCGTGTATATTCTATGTCTGTTGTGGGCAACCGCGTAGTGGTTGCTACTGCTGGAAGACATGTAAATGTGTATGATCTTCGGAACATGTCTCAACCTGAACAACGGAGGGAATCTTCTTTAAAATACCAAACAAGATGTGTCCGATGTTATCCTAATGGGACAG GTTATGCTCTTAGCTCTGTTGAAGGGCGAGTAGCCATGGAGTTTTTCGATCTGTCAGAGGCAGGGCAATCTAAAAA GTATGCATTTAAGTGCCATAGGAAGTCTGAAGCAGGAAGAGATATTGTATACCCTGTGAATGCCATTGCGTTTCACCCTAT CTATGGTACCTTTGCTACTGGAGGTTGTGATGGTTATGTCAACATGTGGGATGGAAACaacaagaagaggctgtatcaG TACACAAAGTATCCGACAAGTATTGCAGCATTGTCCTTTAGCAGAGACGGTAGACTGCTGGCTGTCGCATCCAGTTACACATACGAAGAAGGAGATAAACT CCATGAGCCAGATGCCATATATGTCCGCAGTGTGAACGAAGTAGAAGTCAAGCCAAAGCCAAAAATGCTTCCCAACCCCGCTTCATGA
- the LOC121742393 gene encoding zinc finger protein-like 1 homolog encodes MVVCKCRKATKLYCFVHKVPVCGECICFPEHQICVVRTYSEWVIDGEYDWPPKCFHCQADLAEGNDPQTARLGCLHVIHSDCLVSHVKSFPPQTAPAGYVCPACSTPIWPPKSVKDSGSRLHSKLKDAIMQTGLEKNVFGNHPVPHQGAESRSPPPAFASEPLAHTSDVKIPASTERPENLDILEIDGYGSGTSSLPNHGPDFMKNTSPTGPGATTRKGAMQVERQNSEVPYYADDEDANRKKYSRRGSFRHKFLRSLLPFWSSALPTLPVTAPPRKDASHGDDGPERRTRHHKTSRMDPRKLLLILAIMACMATMGILYYRIARGLGDELGDDEPQ; translated from the exons ATGGTGGTCTGCAAATGCCGCAAG GCGACTAAGTTGTATTGCTTCGTCCACAAGGTGCCGGTGTGTGGGGAATGTATATGCTTTCCGGAACACCAAATCTGTGTG GTGCGTACTTACTCGGAGTGGGTAATTGATGGAGAATATGATTGGCCTCCTAAATGTTTCCATTGTCAAGCTGATCTTGCAGAAGGGAATGACCCTCAAACTGCTCGATTGGGCTGTTTGC ATGTGATACATTCAGATTGTTTAGTTTCGCATGTTAAAAGTTTTCCTCCACAAACAGCTCCTGCTGGATACGTATGCCCAGCCTGTTCTACCCCG ATATGGCCTCCGAAAAGTGTGAAAGATTCAGGATCACGCCTCCATTCAAAGTTGAAAGATGCAATTATGCAG ACTGGTTTGGAGAAGAATGTATTTGGGAACCACCCAGTACCACACCAGGGAGCAGAATCCCGTAGTCCTCCACCTGCATTTGCTTCTGAACCCTTGGCACACACCTCTGATGTTAAAATTCCTGCTTCTACTGAAAGACCTGAAAATCTGGATATTTTGGAGATAGATGGATATGGCTCTGGGACGTCATCTTTGCCCAATCATGGACCCGACTTTATGAAAAACACAAGTCCCACTGGT CCTGGTGCAACCACACGAAAAGGTGCTATGCAAGTGGAGAGACAAAACTCAGAGGTACCATACTATGCCGACGATGAAGACGCAAATAGGAAAAAGTACTCTCGAAGAG GTTCATTTCGCCATAAGTTCCTCAGGTCATTGCTGCCTTTCTGGTCCAGTGCATTGCCTACTCTACCAGTGACTGCGCCACCAAGGAAAGATGCATCTCATGGGGATGATGGCCCAGAACGCCGTACAAGGCACCACAAGACTTCACGAATGGACCCAAGGAAGTTGCTCTTAATTTTAGCCATCAT
- the LOC121740871 gene encoding zinc finger protein 1-like, with the protein MPLEAQNPAGPPHRRRLNDYSYDSSRKAKRSKRVSDDEYLAGCLVALRSGGEASSSAAAAKSPRIYNCIVCGKGFSSHQALGGHKASHRNKPATVGAAEKKPSNSTSTATTADDDSIGGPHRVHNCSTCGRSFPSGQALGGHMRKHYGGVIGGSKSGVNSSDGGNGDGFSVVTSFSGGGGTSSSYGDGVGDVTRNWELNWISEEGLDLTLRL; encoded by the coding sequence ATGCCTCTCGAAGCTCAGAATCCAGCGGGGCCGCCGCATCGTCGCCGCCTCAACGATTACAGCTACGATTCATCTAGGAAAGCGAAGCGCTCCAAGCGCGTCTCCGACGACGAGTACCTTGCCGGCTGTCTCGTCGCGCTCCGAAGCGGCGGCGAGGCCTCTTCCTCCGCCGCGGCGGCGAAATCGCCTCGGATCTACAATTGCATCGTCTGCGGCAAGGGTTTCTCCTCGCACCAGGCTCTCGGCGGCCACAAAGCGAGCCACCGCAACAAGCCGGCGACGGTCGGCGCGGCGGAGAAGAAACCGTCGAATTCGacctccaccgccaccaccgccgaCGATGATTCAATCGGTGGTCCCCACAGGGTTCACAACTGCTCCACGTGCGGAAGGAGCTTCCCCAGCGGCCAAGCTCTGGGTGGCCACATGCGGAAGCATTACGGCGGCGTAATCGGCGGATCTAAAAGCGGCGTGAACTCTTCTGACGGTGGTAACGGTGATGGATTCAGCGTTGTCACGTCCTTCTCCGGCGGTGGCGGGACCAGCTCCTCCTACGGTGACGGCGTCGGCGACGTCACGCGCAATTGGGAATTGAATTGGATATCCGAAGAAGGACTTGATTTAACGCTTAGGTTGTAG